ATATAGCCATCTTGTACTTGGACAAAGACGTTAAGTTGGGTGGTAATGTAGCAACAATCGACGTTGCACCCAAACCGCCACCGGTTGGTGCTTCGGTTACTTTGGTCGGACACGGATCCGTAAGTTGTGATTCACTCGATGAGTATGGATTTTGTGCGGGAGATTTTTCTGAAAGTCTACAGAAAACTGACATGAAAGTTTCTAAAGTTGAAGACCCTGAACTGTACCTTAAAATGACTCCAAATAGGCCATGCCAAGTAAAACCCAcatgtttttaaagaaatatatattaatCTTGGCATTCTTTGGGTTTTAGGGGGATTCTGGTGGTCCATTCACTTACAAAGGACAATTAGTAGCAGTTGCAAGTCACTCATCATCTCAGCATTGCCAAGGAACAGCAGATGTGGAGACTTTAACTAGTGGCAAGATTATGTTGAAATTTTTAGCTAATAGTGGTATTACACCGGCTAATGCTGactaatttatttcattatttttgaagtttgtCTAAACTTCACCATATTAATGTATGGTGTTTCGTATTTACTGTATTTGGTGGTGGGTTATTGGGAATGGGAAAgcgtaataaaatatttaaaaaaaattgcgttatatatgtatattccTTATATTAAAACCCAAATACATATTAGAAGATGACATCACTTTTTTTGACTCAACATTGGTTACAAACATTAAACCCCTAAATTATGACAAAGTAGCTCTCTGGACCGCAGAGTAGTTGAATGCTGCAATGAAATCAGTGGATGATAGAATAGTATGTCAAAGTGGTCTGCAGGTAGAAATTGGTTTTATAATCGCAGCCATTATCTTGCAACGCCATCCGGAAGTAAGTGTAAGTAAATACGTAGGGGAACGTGGTATATAATGGGACATGGTATATAGCGGGACAACTACATTTACCGCCACTTTATGAATAGTAGATTTATTATTCGTTCGTTGCGGGTTTATTTTATGTAGTCGCAACTTAATATTCATAGAGTTCCTTTTTATCAACACAATGGCGTACAAGTGCTTTGTGATGTTTTTGTAATACACTGgtaaatattgttataaccactttaaaaattgaaataaagaCTTATAAACCTGTCTGTGATTTGGGATATTTTGTGttaatgtaaatattatttttttaaatttattgcatgtttttgaaataaaagcgtattttaagaaaataggCAGATGGTACATGTCGGGACATGTATTTGTGGTACATAATGGGACGCGTCCCAATATATACCACGTCAAAAGAATTCTCGACTACTATAGAAAACCAGAAAGTCTAACCCTAAAATTCTTCCTTTATATGCCAAAACAAAGTAGGAATGAGCAAGCATCTAAaagaaagtaaatgttttcatacagaatataaacaaaaaatgaaaacagcAGTGGAAAGTATTGCTAGCGGTGGGATTTCTATACGAGCAGCAGCTGAACAATATTCACTCAGGAAATCTGCCTTGCACCGAATGTGGTCCAagtataaacaaataaatgacgatgaaaaaattctttttgttttgagaaaaaacatggattttctcaattttttacTGATGGAGAACAAAAAGCattacttattgttagtgAAAGCTGCGCACATGTGTTACGGTTTGACATCACTTGAGAACTATCATTTCGATTTGTCACTGCCAACAATAAGACCATCCCTGCATCttggaatataaataaattaggcGTTGAGTGGATtagattattttcaaaacctTTCTCAATAAATTCTGTAACACCCACCAACTGGTGGATCGCTGAATGACCCGTTAGAAAAGCAAACTGTATGTTTGGgataacatttcttttcaGCAGCTGATCTTGAAGTCTTCgtattataactttttcaaacaattttgagAGAGTCGGTAAGAGGCTTATAGGACGGTAATTAGACATAAGACTGCTCTGTTTTCCTGGCTTGGGAAACATTAGTATCTCTGTGTagattgttaattaaatatctgatttcttcatttgttaCTTCTTCATCTACTCTTTTTATTCGCTGAAGATGAGCTTTATTATATGTTTTAATAGTAACAGAAGAAGACATGCTTTCTCGAGGTATGTAAGGAGTAAATGTTAATTCAAGATAATCAGCAAAGGCTTGAATTTTTCCTTTATCAGTAGAGAACTGATTCCCGTCATGGGTAATTGTAGGAATTTCTTCGTGTCTTCTCAgtatttttcttgttgttgtCCACATTGCCTTATCTTTATTATCCATATTGCTTAGAAGATGCTGATAATTAGCAATCCGATGGGATTCTAAAGCTTTAGTAATGGTATGAGTCAGTTCATTTAATATCTGCTTTAAgtcttttttctttgattagGTAGAGAATATATTAAGGTGGTAAATAATAATTCGTTCGATTAGTTTTGTTAGGGTTAATAAACTTTCTAGTAACATCAAGTAAGTAATGAGATTCACCTATCTATTGAGGTAGGattcaaaaacgaattttgtaaattaatactGCTCATCTCTGTTTCAAAGGCCTCAAAATCTACAGTTCCATTTATCAATTTAGAAATAGGCGGTTTAAAGGTAATTTCCTTTTAGATAGTGACAATAACCGGGAGATGATCAGAATTCAATTCCTCTATGACCGTTTGAGCTAAAGgaagattaaagtttttggtgATAACTATATCTAGTATGCCAGGTAGATGATCGTCTCTGTATGGATAATAGGTATATGACTTTGGCGTGTGTATTTGCATCTGATGTAAACATGATAATTCTTCTAGACATGAACCTGAGGGATTATCAGCTCGGCATTcccatattttcaatttactaTTTAGATCTCCAATTATTATAAGAGGACCATAATTATTCAATAGATGactaatttcttcttttattaatttacggTTGAGTTGCCTGTATGCACAAATTATTGTCACTGGTGTCATGTTTTTTGGATAAAGTTGGATAGCAACCGTCTCTAGCGTAGTGTTCACTAAGTCGTAAGGTTTATGTTTCAATGTGCGTTTAAGTAGTATCGCTACACCGCCTGAAGCTGCTTGAGAGTTGTGGGCAAATCTATAGATATTAAAACCAGGTATTCGGAACTCTTCTCCCAGAACTAGATGAGTTTCGGTGATACATGCTAAATCAATATTATAAAGAGCCAAAAAAGCCGATACTAAATTCTTCTGCTTCTTCAGACCATTCGCATTATTTGCATTTGGGTTTTAGAgagcaataatttttagtaTGACCAAAACGTTGACATTTAAAGCGCTGTGGTataatttgagatattttccTCGGCTCTACTGTAATTAAAGCATTACATACttctttgatattaaaaatgtttttggctttttcgttttcgttttttcgttttcgtggAGTTAATTCAACCGCACATAATGaattattgaattattttccaaagagttgttattaatattatcactGTTGTCTTCACTAGCAAGAACATGGAACCGATTTTGCGTTGAGAGGTCTGGATTAAAAGAATATCGTTTATGAATATCATCTTCTAGAGGTGATAACTGATCGGATCCTCGTTTTTCTCTCATACTTGATTCGGTCGAAAAAACGCCCGAAGGCGGCTTtccttaaatatattttctctcgatgatttattatttttgctaGATTAATATATGAAATTATAAACACGGTTGATTTCGTGAAACGAAACTGATTATGAGACTCGCAAGACTTGTTTAGAACACGTGTACTCACTTTGACCATCCGCATGCGACCATTTTTACTCtaatatttgtaattaaaatcatGTCATGACTTAcagaaacagcctgtatataatttgcaatttttatgcCCACAACAAgggcaatttttaattatatcccTTGTTGTgggcaatttttaattatatcattAGATTTCTCCAATAAAATCTGAAGGAAAATTCTGTGATTTTCAggataaaagtttttattgtttgaaaaCAAATCATGGATTCCACTTTCAACTGTGGTGTTAATGAAGAATGTCACAAACACGCCACAGTTTCGACTGTTTGGGATATTTACAGTTTGGTGCCATTATCCAACATCAACGTCAATTTGATTTTCACAAGTGttgaaattgttgtaaagtaaaaaaaactttttcatcattttaaaaattttggattgGGCATTCGTGTGTCCTGGATcaagaaaatatattaattgatAAGGTATACTTAGAACAGTTATAGTCCAATGCGAAAAATCCATATTGTAAGGAATTAATATGTACCTGTACTTATTGAAGCATTCTGAATAAATTTGTAGCTTCAGAAAGGTACTTTGTGAAAACATAAACATTGTTGAGACTGTGTCAACATAATAGATATCAGCAAAATTCATCAATACAGGAATCTGATAACCATCTATCAGCGTGtcttttacaaataattttcaaaaatcttttttgagagcaatctaaaataattttcactcATAAGCTGTCCTTTTCATAAGGcaaacaagaattaaaaaatatataaactaagaagaaataaaaacaagttaataactttttaagtttattttgaatGTACGAATTCATGTTGCGATACTAGTTTCGGTTTATAAGgccatcatcagccgaatctaTGATTAAAAAAGGAATTCTAAAGAAATCTAATAGAAACctaaaaaaggaaacaaaataattcaTCATGGGCAAACTGTTGTGTGATGAAAAACGAAAACACTTCAAAAATCTTAATCATCAATATGAAAAACTGGCGAATATTCATAAAGACCTCAGGGAGCTACTCCATCATCTTGAACTAGAGGAACTTATTCAAAATTGCATAACACAGACCGAAATAACAAAACGAGATGaccaaagaaagaaagaaaataaacttaaaaatttacgCAAAAACAAGAAGATCAATAACAAAGGACATACAGATAAACATCAAACCAATGCGCAATACTGTAATCTCATTGACATTAAATTCACCAGACAGGAAGATGTCTTTGACATCTCACATCAATAGAATTTGACGTTATTATAAGAAACCATCCAGAAAGGTCTGAAAATGTTTAACCGCGGAATACATAGCTAAGAGTTCTCTGTCAAAGGTGGAATACTTCATTTGGCTGTTAGACATTCTTTTGGAAAAGAAGGCTACTGGTGAAGTAGTTCTATTGTTGGTTTGGGAAAGAACAGCTCTTATTCCTGTTTCTGAAGCATCAGTATATAAAGAAAACGATCCTGTTGGAGAAGGATGTGAGAGTAGGAGTGTTCGTTGGTTGTGAAGTTGTTGAATTGTGTGAATAGAATGAGTTGTTGTAATTTAAGTGTGTGAGTTGGTATATGCTTGGCGTGGAAGTGACTGATTCCCAGATCCTATCCGCCATATTCAATAGATCTGTCACCTCTTCTTTTCCAGAAGCTAACAGCGCTACTGAAATAGTGTGTGGCAACCTTATCCTCCAGAGCTTCATAAGAAGATCAGGACTTACTACCTGAGAACTGGCTCTATTGGATAAAAGTTCTCGGTAGAAATCTGAAAGCTTTTGTTCTCCCATGTGCATATTCGAGAGAGGGTCGTTCAATCGTTTTTCTTCGCTTAGAGAAAGACCATTGATgatgattttctttaaatttgcaTATAGGTATCGCTCTGGAGTCTCGTTGATTATATCAACGACGGTGTTTACAACCTCTGTGGGTAAATGAGTGACAACTAAAATGTACTTGGTTTTGTCACTAGTGACATGTGACAATTCGAATTGTGCTTCGATTTGTCTAAACCAAGTATCAGATTTAGTTGTCCAGAAGGGAGGAAGAcgtttgttaacaatattataGATTTGATCACTTTCGATATCTTGCATATTGActatattttagaaaaattgtaaagaaaatGGTTGAATTGATGCTCATTTAATTGACAACCTCAGAACGTCAAGGAAGGAAAAAGAGACTCACCTGCAAAATCCATTTCCCTAAAGTCcttgacatatttattttatagtttgataattaaaatatccttttaGGGCTTTGGATTTTGTAGACATGACGCTACAGcagtttttttacataaaatagcAGAAAATGTAcgacatattttatttaaatattaatacaaaatatattaaaaattaacaccgACTGCTTTCATTGTCATTGAAAACAGCATATTATACATTGTAGTAAATACTAACATAACTTCTGTACTACAAAGCGATGAGTCAGTATAATCGTGTTGTGTATGTATAGACAAACGATGTATtagaaattaatacaattgtatcattttttatgACAAGAAAAGTACTACATTGTTGTAGTAAATCTGTAGAAGTCAGTTTTTACAGTCAGCTTAATTTGTcacaatcaaaattttacagGTCGCAGTAGAGTCGATGTGGTGCTATACCGTGAGGGAGGTTGGTGTTATTTTCTCCACTCTGTATCTTCGTAGGAAGGCCACCCTGCTTAATAGCTTGCGTCGTATAATGAGTCTAATCCGGTAGTTGTCCAAACTCCTTGatttgtttgttaatatcCTTCCCTCACGTATTCGTGAATACAGCTATATCTGAAAGTTCCTCGTTCTAgatctaattttagttcagtAAACACCGACCGTGAAAGCCTAAACCAAAGTAAAGAGTATAGAGAACTGTgaatattttgaaacactttttGAATGCTGAGAAAAATCAAATCTTAATAATGATAAACTCACACACAATATTCTTTATAATTAGATAAGAGAGTTCGATCTATGTTGACCagttattttctataatataaattcaataaaaagcaatactttttctggtgtttttcaatttattgtctaaccggtttcgactttcgccatcatcagagacactataatgaaaatgattattacaattaatataatacaaataaacttaaaatgaACTACAGGTACTTACTTAGTaatataaattagattttaacaACTCACTTTCCATTTTGTTGTTCATATAAACGGCTTCATAAAAGTATAcaagttaaaattataaatataaaaacattaaaatgtaggttaaaagttaatgtttttacattaaaatataaaacaacacTGTAAAACTCAGATTGACGGGCACTAATGGTATGGACACATGCACTGCATTGTTACCCCTTtcagaaaaaggaaaaacatCTTACAGATCAATACAATGTCCAGGATACATAgccaacaaaataaaaaccacgttcaataaatataatattcaaatttcatttcaaaataatttaactttgaaaaacttACTATTTAATGCCAAAAATAAGACAGAAATGATGGATCAGAGTGGAGTGTACAAATTGGAATGTAACACTTGTGGATCTACCTATATAGGTGAAACGGGTCGCTCCATCAAGCAAAGATTCCATTCAATCCAAATTCAAATTTCGGTAGACACGTactgaataataatcataattttgataaacaaaAGAATGTTTCTCTACTATACAAATATAAAGAGTAGTTGAAAtgaaataagtaataataagtaGGCCTCTTGACCtctaaagttttttattaattaagtttatgtACTTGACGTACTTGTAGTTTCGACATATTATGATGTCATCATGAGCCAAATCAACAAAAAGATATAATAACTATAGTgatcttaaaaatatataaaaaaaacaataaaattgcaTAAACATATCTCAACTTACAGtcaaatagttaaaaaatcacgctgaacaaacaaatttctacgttaaaataaaacattatttaaaagaaacacgaaaataacaaTTCCAAACAAAAAGACACAATACCGTGCACAATTGAACTCCAAAGACGACTGTTAAATCAACATcgaactaaatttaaaaaccggttacaaaaaggaataaaaatgtCACAGTAAAATACTTAACAGAATAGATACCACTACAATCCAAagcgttttctttttgtttgtacTTACAAATGAAATCACCCAGTTGTCCTTTACATTTAAAGCTGACAAATACACCATAGGTTTGTAGTatggttttaattttgcagtttattttgttgtatgtTATTGTCTTATAATTgtcaaagttatttttattcgtAGAGTATAAAGGGTCTAGTTTTATGAGGTTTTTATACAGTAATTGGTCGATGGTACAACTTGGATAACCATTTTCTCTTGCTAATCTGTTAATAACATTCAGTTCTTTTAGTCTGGATGTATAGTCTAGAGGATATTTCAATAGTCTGACAATAAAAGCCTGGAAAGCAGCTAATTTGTAGTTGTTGGGATGGAACGAATCATAAGGGATGACAGTATTTAGAGATGAGGGCtttctaaaaatgtcaaacttaaaattattgtcaattttttgtatttttaagtcTAGGAAATTTAAGCAGTTGTCCTTTTCTATATCTAAGGTGAATTTAAGATTCTTGTGGATGTTGTTCATGTAAGCTAGCATACTATCAAGATCGAATTTATTTCCATTCCATACACATATAATGTCGTCGACGTATCTATACCATTTTATGATAT
This genomic stretch from Onthophagus taurus isolate NC chromosome 7, IU_Otau_3.0, whole genome shotgun sequence harbors:
- the LOC111425624 gene encoding trypsin-like; protein product: MNSKILVAFAILLFISTAQQQGVSKKHSHKKKHRGSSSLKRIIGGTDVDISDYKYYVGVINAKSVFCGGALVTVNRVLTAAHCAAGKGTQPLNVFPGTQSFRKMAVSPPEAPYYNTSDVKIHEKYETKHYTYDIAILYLDKDVKLGGNVATIDVAPKPPPVGASVTLVGHGSVSCDSLDEYGFCAGDFSESLQKTDMKVSKVEDPELYLKMTPNRPCQGDSGGPFTYKGQLVAVASHSSSQHCQGTADVETLTSGKIMLKFLANSGITPANAD